Below is a genomic region from Thermochromatium tepidum ATCC 43061.
TGCCATCGACGCCGGCAAGATCCGGCGTGAACTGGGTTGGGAACCGACCGAGACCTTCGAGTCCGGGCTTGCACGTACGGTCGATTGGTATCTGACCCATCGCGACTGGTGCCGGCAGGTGATGGAGGGCCGCTATCGCGGCGAGCGCCTGGGTCGGGGGGGTGTCTAGAATGACACAGATGACACGCAAGGGGATCATCCTCGCCGGCGGCTCGGGCACCCGGCTCTATCCAGTGACCCGGGCGTTCAGCAAGCAGCTGTTGCCGGTCTATGACAAGCCGATGATCTACTATCCGCTCGCGACCCTGATGCTGGCCGGGATGCGCGAGATCCTGATCATCACCACCCCCCATGACGCCCCCCTGTTCCAGACGCTGCTCGGCGACGGGTCGCAGTGGGGGCTTGCCCTTAGCTATGCCGTCCAGCCTGAGCCGGGCGGATTGGCCCAGGCCTTTCTGATCGGGCGGGCCTTTCTGGCCGGGGCGCCCTCCTGTCTGATCCTGGGCGACAACATCTTCTACGGCCATGGACTGGTCGAGCAGCTCAAGGAGGCCGCGGCGCATAAGACCGGCGCGACCGTGTTCGGCTACTATGTCTCCGACCCTGAACGCTATGGCGTGGCCGAGTTCGACGCCTCGGGGCGGGTGCTCGGCATCGAGGAAAAGCCGCGCCATCCCAAGTCCAACTGGGCCGTGACCGGACTCTATTTCTACGACGGGCGCGCCCCGGACCTGGCGGCTGAGCTCAGACCCTCGGCGCGCGGCGAACTCGAGATCACGGATCTCAACAACCGTTATCTCAGCGAGGGCGCCTTGTCCCTGATCCGCATCGGTCGCGGCATCGCCTGGCTCGATACCGGGACCCACGACTCCTTGATGGAGGCTGCACACTTCATCGAGACCATCGAGAAACGTCAGGGTCTCAAGATCTGCTGCCCAGAAGAGATCGCCTATGCGAACGGCTGGATCGATGCCGAGCGGCTGCGCGCCCTGGGCGAGTCCTTGGGCAAGAGCAGCTACGGCCAGTATCTGCTGAGCCTGTTACAGCGGGGGCAGATCTGATGAACGTCATCGCGACCGCCATCCCCGGCGTGCTCATCCTAGAACCCAGGGTCTGGGGCGACGAGCGCGGCTATTTTCTGGAGCTTTATCGCGCCAACGGGTATGCCGAACTCGGTATCCCGACACCGCTGGTCCAGGACAACCTGTCATTCTCGCGGCGCGGCGTCCTGCGCGGGCTGCACGTCCAGCATCCGCGCGCCCAGGGCAAGCTGGTCCAGGTGTTGGCCGGCGAGGTGTTCGACGTGGCGGTAGACATCCGGCGTGGCTCGCCCCATTTCGGACACTGGGTGGGCGTGAGGCTCTCGGGTGAGAACAAACGCCAATTGTGGATCCCGCCTGGGTTTGCCCACGGCTTTCTCGTCACCGGCGAGAGCGCGCTCTTCGTCTACAAGAACACCGACTATTACAGCCCGGAGACCGAGTTCAGCCTGCGTTGGGACGACCCGGATCTGGGCATCGACTGGCCGCTCGCCGGGGTGACCCCCGAGCTGTCGGCCAAGGATCGCGACGCGGCCTGTCTGCGCGACATCCCGCTCGATCGGCTCCCCAGCCTGGAGGATTATCCATGACCCCCAAGATTCAGGCCGACCGCCGGCCCACACTCCTGCTGATCGGCGCCAATGGTCAGGTCGGTTGGGAACTGCGCCGCACGCTTGCCAGCGTCGGCGAGGTGATCGCCGCCTCACTGGAGGGCGAGTATGGCCCGACTATCGATCTGATGGACCCCCAGGCCCTGGCCCGTCTGATCGAGGACAGCCGTCCGGACGCCCTGATCAACGCGGCGGCCTACACCGCGGTCGACAAGGCCGAGCGCGACCGCGCCACCGCCCAGCGCGTCAATGCCGAGGCGGTCGGCGAGATGGGTGCGCTCCTGGCCGAGCGCGGCACCCCGATCATCCATTACTCGACCGATTTCGTGTTCTCTGGCACCCTAGGCCGCCCCTATACCGAGGACGACCAACCGGACCCGCTCAATGTCTATGGTGAAACCAAGCTCGATGGCGAGCGCGCCTTGCGCGACTCGGGCGCCCGGGCCTTGATCTTCCGCACCAGTTGGGTCTATGGGGCGCGGGGTCAGAACTTTCTGCTCACCATGCGCCGGCTGTTCCAAGAACGCGAGGAACTGCGGGTGGTGGACGACCAGATCGGTTCACCGACCTGGAGCCGGATGCTGGCCGAGGTCACGGCCCAGGTGCTCTATCGCGTGCTGAGCGGCGACCTGGATCTGGATCGGATCGGCGGTCTCTATCACCTGACCGGCAGTGGTCAGATCAGTTGGTACGGCTTCGCCCAGGCCATCCTGGAGGCGACTGGTGCCCGGACCCGACTCATCCCCATCCCCTCGTCCGAATATCAGGCCCCGGCCAGGCGCCCGGCCTTCTCGGTCCTCGACAATACCCGTTTTGAGGAGACCTTCGGGCTCAGGATGCCGGATTGGCGTCTGTCGCTGGCCCAGTGCCTCGAAGAGCTCTAGGCGCCGCCACCTCCGGTCCAGTACTTCCTCTCGCAGCGCATGCGGCAACACGCTTGCCCGTCCCCTCTCCCGCGGGCGGGAGATGGCCGGGGTGAGGGTGTCAAACCGACCACAGGCTTTCCGCGGGTGGATAGACGCCCTCATCCCAACCCTTCTCCCGCCGGCGGGAGAAGGGCTTGCTCAGATGGCCGGCGGCGGCACATCCTGAAAATCACGGATCCTCAGCCCAGGCGTGCCGCCGAAGGCGGCCTCTGCAAGGGTTGGCTCCAGGGCAGCGGCGGCCTCGATCATCTGTTCGAGGGGGCGGTCTTCTCCAACTTGTCTGGAACAGATCGAGCCGTGCACCAGCGTGATCCCCTCCTCAAGCCCTGCGCTGACGGATGAAGCGCTCCAGCAGCGCGTGCGTCGAGGCGTCGTGATTGGACGTGACCTTACCGGACTGGATCTCGGCCAGGATGACGTTGGCCAGCTGTTTGCCAAGCTCCACCCCCCATTGGTCGAACGAATTGATGCCCCAGACCACGCCTTGGGTGAAGATGCGATGTTCATAGAGGGCGATCAGGGCGCCGAGCGTATGCGGGGTGAGGCGCTCCATCAGTAGGGTATTGGTCGGGCGGTTGCCCGGAAAGGTGCGATGCTGGGCCAGCCAGCGCGCCCGCTCTTCGTCCATGCCAGCGGCGAGGAGCTCGTTCAGGGCCTCGTCATAGGTGCGACCGCGCATCAGGGCCTCGGTCTGGGCAAAAAAGTTGGCCATGAGCTTGAGGTGATGATCGCCGAGTTCATGGTGGCTATGGACCGCACCGATAAAGTCGGCTGGGATGAGCTGCGTGCCCTGATGGATGAGCTGATAAAAGGCATGCTGACCGTCGGTGCCCGGCTCGCCCCAGACCACAGGCCCAGTGGCATACTGGACGGCCAGGCCTTCGCGCGTCACCCCCTTGCCGTTGCTCTCCATGTCGAGCTGCTGCAGATAGGCCGGGAAATAGCGTAATGATTGGTCATAGGGCAGAATGGAGTGGGTCCGCGCCCCGGCAAAGTTGGTATGCCAGATCCCGATCAGGCCCAGCAGCACTGGCATGTTTTCCCGCAACTCGGCGCTGCGAAAATGCTCGTCCATGGCGTGCGCCCCTTCCAAGAGCTCGATGAAGCGGTCGAAGCCGACGGCGAGCGCGATCGGCAACCCGATCGCCGACCAGAGTGAGTAACGCCCCCCAACCCAGTCCCAGAATTCGAACATATTGGCCGGATCGATCCCGAAGGCGGCGACCTTCTCGGCATTGGTCGAGACCGCGACGAAATGGCGCGCCACCGACGACGAATCCACAAGCGCGGTGAGCAGCCAGTCGCGGGCACTCCCGGCATTGGTCAGGGTCTCCTGGGTGCTGAAGGTCTTGGAGGCGACGATGAAGAGGGTGCGAGCCGGATTCAGCCCGCGCAGGGTCTCGACCAGATGGGTGCCATCGATGTTGGAGACAAAGTGCACCCGCAGGTTCTCGCTCTGATAGGGCGCAAGCGCCGTGCACACCATCTTGGGTCCAAGGTTGGAACCCCCGATACCGATGTTGACCACATCCGTGATGCGCTCGCCGGTATGGCCGCGCCAGTCGCCCGAGCGCACCCGCCCGACGAAGGTCTCCATCCGCGTCAGCACGCCTTTGACCTGGGGCATCACGTCCTCGCCCTCGACCTGGATCGGG
It encodes:
- the rfbA gene encoding glucose-1-phosphate thymidylyltransferase RfbA, which gives rise to MTRKGIILAGGSGTRLYPVTRAFSKQLLPVYDKPMIYYPLATLMLAGMREILIITTPHDAPLFQTLLGDGSQWGLALSYAVQPEPGGLAQAFLIGRAFLAGAPSCLILGDNIFYGHGLVEQLKEAAAHKTGATVFGYYVSDPERYGVAEFDASGRVLGIEEKPRHPKSNWAVTGLYFYDGRAPDLAAELRPSARGELEITDLNNRYLSEGALSLIRIGRGIAWLDTGTHDSLMEAAHFIETIEKRQGLKICCPEEIAYANGWIDAERLRALGESLGKSSYGQYLLSLLQRGQI
- the rfbC gene encoding dTDP-4-dehydrorhamnose 3,5-epimerase, whose translation is MNVIATAIPGVLILEPRVWGDERGYFLELYRANGYAELGIPTPLVQDNLSFSRRGVLRGLHVQHPRAQGKLVQVLAGEVFDVAVDIRRGSPHFGHWVGVRLSGENKRQLWIPPGFAHGFLVTGESALFVYKNTDYYSPETEFSLRWDDPDLGIDWPLAGVTPELSAKDRDAACLRDIPLDRLPSLEDYP
- the rfbD gene encoding dTDP-4-dehydrorhamnose reductase; this translates as MTPKIQADRRPTLLLIGANGQVGWELRRTLASVGEVIAASLEGEYGPTIDLMDPQALARLIEDSRPDALINAAAYTAVDKAERDRATAQRVNAEAVGEMGALLAERGTPIIHYSTDFVFSGTLGRPYTEDDQPDPLNVYGETKLDGERALRDSGARALIFRTSWVYGARGQNFLLTMRRLFQEREELRVVDDQIGSPTWSRMLAEVTAQVLYRVLSGDLDLDRIGGLYHLTGSGQISWYGFAQAILEATGARTRLIPIPSSEYQAPARRPAFSVLDNTRFEETFGLRMPDWRLSLAQCLEEL
- the pgi gene encoding glucose-6-phosphate isomerase encodes the protein MSPVLVNQTPQWQALQRHWESMRGQHLRALFDADPKRAAAMSLAAAGLYLDYSKNLITQETLDLLIELAEAVDLRGWIDRMFAGEPINTTEGRAVLHIALRNRSTRPIQVEGEDVMPQVKGVLTRMETFVGRVRSGDWRGHTGERITDVVNIGIGGSNLGPKMVCTALAPYQSENLRVHFVSNIDGTHLVETLRGLNPARTLFIVASKTFSTQETLTNAGSARDWLLTALVDSSSVARHFVAVSTNAEKVAAFGIDPANMFEFWDWVGGRYSLWSAIGLPIALAVGFDRFIELLEGAHAMDEHFRSAELRENMPVLLGLIGIWHTNFAGARTHSILPYDQSLRYFPAYLQQLDMESNGKGVTREGLAVQYATGPVVWGEPGTDGQHAFYQLIHQGTQLIPADFIGAVHSHHELGDHHLKLMANFFAQTEALMRGRTYDEALNELLAAGMDEERARWLAQHRTFPGNRPTNTLLMERLTPHTLGALIALYEHRIFTQGVVWGINSFDQWGVELGKQLANVILAEIQSGKVTSNHDASTHALLERFIRQRRA